A stretch of Carnobacterium iners DNA encodes these proteins:
- the mobV gene encoding MobV family relaxase — MAHVQKFTRGNLNGLSIHLDRKTDHHSNEEIDPTKTYLNVDLCQKEGDTLSRLNDRLKEVYCMKRDDVKVGCNWIVTLPKNLKEQNESDQQEFFEKTYEFLSERYGGEKNVLSAQVHLDETTPHLHFVFTPVVWDEKKQREKVSAKEVLNRNDLQKFHGELDTFLKKELPNIYKDGILNGETIELDSVKEIKKYAKQIQEKKEDLSKELELFSKPKKVVEQVEKASKKSLFGDKVTLPYSEFEKLKTLSLSGIKLKTQLDQVSEASKKDLTALRKDVDLVEQEKTELKGQLQQANYFR; from the coding sequence ATGGCTCACGTTCAAAAATTTACAAGAGGAAACCTCAACGGCTTATCCATTCACTTAGACCGTAAAACAGACCACCATTCAAACGAAGAAATCGACCCGACAAAAACTTACTTAAATGTTGATCTCTGTCAAAAAGAAGGCGACACCCTTTCTAGACTGAACGACCGATTGAAAGAGGTTTACTGCATGAAACGAGACGATGTCAAAGTTGGCTGCAATTGGATTGTGACGTTGCCTAAAAATTTAAAAGAACAAAATGAATCCGATCAGCAGGAATTTTTTGAAAAAACCTATGAGTTTTTGAGTGAACGTTACGGGGGAGAAAAAAATGTTTTGTCCGCTCAAGTTCATTTAGACGAAACCACCCCACACCTGCATTTTGTTTTTACGCCCGTTGTTTGGGACGAAAAAAAACAACGTGAAAAAGTATCGGCTAAAGAAGTGTTGAACCGAAATGATTTACAAAAATTTCATGGCGAGTTAGATACGTTTCTGAAAAAAGAACTGCCGAACATTTATAAAGACGGTATTTTAAACGGCGAAACGATTGAGTTAGATTCCGTCAAAGAGATTAAAAAATACGCCAAACAAATTCAAGAGAAAAAAGAGGATTTATCTAAAGAATTAGAGTTGTTTAGTAAACCCAAAAAAGTAGTTGAACAAGTAGAAAAAGCCTCTAAGAAAAGCTTATTTGGCGATAAAGTGACGCTCCCTTATAGCGAATTTGAAAAATTAAAAACTCTCTCTCTTTCGGGGATCAAATTAAAAACCCAACTAGATCAAGTGTCCGAGGCTTCAAAAAAGGACCTGACAGCTTTAAGAAAAGACGTTGACTTGGTAGAGCAAGAAAAAACAGAACTTAAAGGACAGCTTCAGCAAGCGAATTACTTTAGATAA
- a CDS encoding type II toxin-antitoxin system RelE family toxin, translating into MNYHVVYEKKALKSFSKLDKGQQKMILAWIEKNLVNTENPKIHGKALKGNLKEYWRYRVGNYRLLADIDDQQIKIIILNVGHRKDIYT; encoded by the coding sequence ATGAATTATCACGTTGTTTATGAAAAAAAAGCTTTAAAAAGTTTCTCTAAACTAGATAAAGGCCAACAAAAAATGATTCTAGCTTGGATTGAAAAAAATTTAGTAAATACTGAGAATCCAAAAATACATGGTAAAGCTTTAAAAGGGAATTTAAAAGAGTATTGGAGATACCGAGTTGGTAATTATAGATTATTAGCGGATATTGATGATCAACAAATTAAAATAATTATTTTAAATGTAGGTCATAGAAAAGATATCTATACCTAA
- a CDS encoding type II toxin-antitoxin system RelB/DinJ family antitoxin encodes METKAKKSLIQVRMDETVKTQAVEVLNSLGMDTSTAINVFFRQVIAENGLPFQPKKALFNNETLAAIKKSDEEVKNGKGKRYTTVDDLFEDALGN; translated from the coding sequence TTGGAAACAAAAGCAAAAAAATCTCTCATACAAGTACGCATGGATGAAACCGTCAAAACTCAGGCTGTAGAGGTTTTAAATAGCCTAGGAATGGATACCAGTACGGCGATTAACGTTTTCTTCAGACAAGTAATTGCGGAAAATGGATTACCTTTCCAACCAAAAAAAGCCCTATTCAATAATGAAACACTCGCAGCAATTAAGAAATCCGACGAAGAGGTCAAAAACGGAAAAGGCAAACGCTACACTACTGTTGACGATCTTTTTGAGGATGCTTTAGGAAACTAA
- a CDS encoding AAA family ATPase, protein MLHQFTFENFKSFKNEVTLDLIASPISEHKSDVAIDSYNENILKVISIFGANASGKSNVIKAFHFMKHFVLYSFSNENMNGSQNLAVDKFRFENKEHPSSFEVLFSVDKNIFQYGFSLSNEEVIEEYLYIRDKNTKKEKFKTLFYLENGNIIELDNQLKEAKNLAKLMDTKTLFITVASKLKIPIAKIIYEWFKECLIMNYGQDFRERRMLIARKNSPIIDIIKNNERKEELKQFVKAIDLGIEDFGLIEQSVINEESSIEDKQYQVLTYHKNIDDGKHIPVPLSSESSGTKKMISLFISISEAIKNGSTIFIDELDAKLHPLLLRYNIILFHDEKSNPQNAQLIFTTHDVFTLDKDNFRRDEIWFADKNENGISDLYSLDSYILEDENGNTKKVRKDASYGRDYILGKYKSIPNLKR, encoded by the coding sequence ATGTTACACCAATTTACATTTGAAAATTTTAAATCTTTTAAAAATGAAGTTACGCTAGATTTAATTGCTTCTCCTATCTCAGAACATAAAAGTGACGTTGCAATTGACAGCTATAATGAAAACATTTTGAAAGTAATTTCAATTTTCGGGGCTAATGCTAGCGGAAAATCAAATGTTATTAAAGCATTCCATTTCATGAAACATTTTGTTCTCTATTCTTTCTCTAATGAAAATATGAATGGTTCTCAAAATTTAGCTGTTGATAAATTTCGTTTTGAAAATAAGGAACATCCCTCTTCATTTGAAGTACTTTTTTCTGTAGATAAAAATATTTTTCAATACGGATTTTCACTTAGTAATGAAGAAGTAATAGAAGAATATCTCTATATTAGAGATAAAAATACCAAAAAAGAAAAATTTAAAACTCTTTTTTATTTAGAAAATGGCAACATTATAGAGTTAGATAATCAATTAAAAGAAGCAAAAAATTTAGCAAAACTTATGGATACGAAAACTCTTTTCATTACTGTTGCATCTAAATTAAAAATCCCCATAGCTAAAATAATCTACGAATGGTTTAAAGAGTGTCTGATAATGAATTATGGTCAGGATTTCAGAGAAAGACGGATGCTTATTGCAAGAAAAAATTCTCCTATTATAGATATTATAAAAAATAATGAAAGAAAAGAAGAGTTAAAGCAATTTGTTAAAGCAATCGATTTAGGAATAGAAGATTTTGGTTTGATTGAGCAATCAGTTATTAATGAAGAAAGCTCAATCGAAGATAAACAGTACCAAGTCTTAACTTATCATAAAAATATTGATGATGGAAAGCATATTCCGGTACCTTTATCTTCTGAATCTAGTGGGACAAAGAAAATGATTTCACTTTTTATATCAATAAGTGAAGCAATTAAAAATGGCAGCACTATATTTATTGATGAATTAGATGCTAAACTTCATCCACTTCTTTTAAGGTATAATATTATACTCTTTCATGATGAAAAAAGTAATCCTCAAAATGCGCAGTTAATTTTTACTACTCATGATGTTTTTACTTTGGATAAAGATAATTTTAGACGCGATGAAATTTGGTTTGCAGATAAAAATGAAAATGGCATATCTGACTTGTATTCATTAGACTCTTATATTCTTGAGGATGAGAATGGAAATACTAAAAAAGTTAGAAAAGATGCCAGTTACGGGCGAGACTATATTCTCGGGAAATATAAATCTATTCCAAATCTGAAACGATAG
- the spxA gene encoding transcriptional regulator SpxA, translating to MVTIYIAPSCVSCRKALAWLEENNIPYKAQNIFSEPLNVSEIKSILRMTEDGTDQIISTRSKAFQELTIDLEELPLKELFTLIQESPGLLRRPIMIDDKRLQVGYNEDEIGCFLPREVRALKLTRAHKFVGY from the coding sequence ATGGTTACAATATACATAGCACCCAGTTGTGTTTCTTGTCGTAAAGCACTTGCTTGGCTTGAAGAAAATAATATTCCTTATAAAGCACAGAATATATTTTCAGAACCTTTGAATGTTTCTGAAATTAAATCTATCTTGCGAATGACAGAAGATGGTACAGACCAAATTATTTCTACAAGATCCAAGGCTTTTCAAGAGTTGACTATTGATTTGGAAGAATTACCGCTTAAAGAGTTGTTTACTTTAATTCAAGAAAGCCCTGGGTTATTGCGTCGCCCAATCATGATAGACGATAAAAGATTGCAAGTTGGGTATAACGAAGATGAAATTGGTTGTTTCTTACCAAGAGAAGTCCGTGCCCTTAAATTAACACGAGCTCATAAGTTTGTTGGATACTAA
- a CDS encoding RloB domain-containing protein codes for MKSKRQAGKKKKKEKRAPLPSSYLIATEGEKTEVLYFNGLKEEINKK; via the coding sequence TTGAAATCTAAAAGACAAGCTGGTAAAAAGAAAAAAAAGGAAAAAAGAGCTCCTCTTCCTTCTAGTTATTTAATTGCTACTGAAGGCGAAAAAACAGAAGTTCTTTATTTTAACGGGTTAAAAGAAGAAATAAATAAAAAATAG
- the relB gene encoding type II toxin-antitoxin system RelB family antitoxin yields the protein MSTITIRLNNDEQKAFNEYAKLYNVPLSTLFKKSLEEKIEDEMDMKFIEEYEADVQNGAIELYEHNKVREMLGL from the coding sequence ATGAGTACCATTACCATTCGACTTAACAATGATGAACAAAAAGCTTTTAACGAGTATGCTAAATTATATAACGTACCTCTATCGACCCTATTTAAAAAAAGCTTAGAAGAAAAAATTGAAGATGAAATGGATATGAAGTTTATTGAAGAGTATGAAGCTGACGTTCAAAATGGGGCTATTGAACTGTATGAGCACAATAAAGTAAGAGAAATGCTAGGTTTATAA
- a CDS encoding type II toxin-antitoxin system YafQ family toxin: MLEMKQTTKFKKDLKRLKKRNLNLEKLKTAMKMIVEEIPLPEEEYRAHLLEPTKEYLNCWECHISGRNNDWLLIYKFYPAENLVSFIRTGTHSDVF, encoded by the coding sequence ATGTTAGAAATGAAACAGACCACAAAATTTAAAAAAGACCTGAAACGGTTAAAAAAACGCAACTTAAATCTTGAAAAACTTAAAACAGCAATGAAAATGATTGTTGAAGAGATCCCTTTGCCCGAAGAAGAATACCGAGCACATCTACTAGAACCAACAAAAGAATACCTCAATTGTTGGGAGTGTCATATTTCTGGACGAAACAACGATTGGCTCTTAATTTATAAATTCTATCCGGCTGAGAATCTTGTCTCTTTTATCCGAACTGGAACACATTCTGATGTCTTTTAA
- a CDS encoding RloB domain-containing protein: MDICGLGKETLRVIEEIEDVRRHAPIIYEHTWAVFDKDDFPNDHFDNAITKAEAHNIKTAWSNESFELWYCLHFSLQQSALSREAYNASLDNLLKAKGYSGYSKIDSGIYPILRPYMDTAIKNAKKLDTRYTDLTYSKRNPCTKVYKLVEELKEIIDK; encoded by the coding sequence ATCGATATTTGTGGATTAGGTAAAGAAACCTTACGGGTAATAGAAGAGATTGAAGACGTTAGAAGACATGCTCCAATTATCTATGAACACACCTGGGCTGTGTTTGATAAAGACGATTTCCCTAATGATCATTTTGATAATGCGATAACAAAAGCTGAGGCACATAATATAAAAACGGCTTGGTCTAACGAGTCTTTTGAGTTATGGTATTGTTTGCATTTTTCTCTTCAACAATCAGCATTATCTAGAGAAGCTTATAATGCTAGTCTAGATAATCTATTAAAAGCTAAAGGATATTCTGGTTATAGCAAAATTGATTCAGGTATTTATCCTATTTTAAGACCTTATATGGATACAGCAATTAAAAATGCAAAAAAGTTAGATACTCGTTATACTGATCTGACTTATTCAAAAAGAAATCCCTGCACTAAAGTATACAAACTTGTTGAAGAATTAAAAGAGATTATCGATAAATAA
- a CDS encoding DEAD/DEAH box helicase family protein, with product MHESIYNYGMVIVDECHHISAFSFEKVLKQANAKYVYGLTATPTRKDGHEPIVFMQCGPIRYRDDAKKQTKKRPFDHTVITQFMPLNSEIYHGMTLQEIYRKIAESDVRNEKIIEDIISCYKEGRNSIILTERVSHVEALENDLIKNIPDVIAITGAMGKKKRTEKMKRIKEAPLDKPLTIISTGKYIGEGFDEPRLDTLFLAMPISFKGRVQQYAGRLHRLYDGKLEVRIYDYCDIHIPVLERMYQKRLSSYSSMGYLVKINEKGINQRSLVYTRDNYFDQFKLDVKNAEIGIIIASPTLVQESIKRFTNERLNLKNDSLIVSVVTTDYHTLKNKTYQENQKQLIQQLKADGLSVTLQTNVQQQCVVIDSKIVWYGNIDILGKSKGESSFIRLERPLDCKRNKRNFKNKGLNGKEWMVR from the coding sequence GTGCATGAAAGTATTTATAACTATGGAATGGTTATCGTCGATGAGTGCCACCATATTTCAGCATTTAGTTTTGAAAAAGTGCTAAAGCAAGCTAATGCTAAATACGTTTACGGCCTTACTGCTACACCCACTAGAAAAGATGGACATGAACCAATTGTTTTCATGCAATGTGGCCCGATAAGGTATAGGGATGATGCCAAAAAGCAAACTAAAAAAAGGCCCTTTGATCATACTGTTATTACGCAATTTATGCCGTTAAACTCTGAAATTTACCATGGAATGACTTTACAAGAAATCTATCGAAAAATTGCCGAATCTGATGTGCGAAATGAAAAAATTATAGAGGATATTATTAGTTGTTATAAAGAAGGCAGGAATTCAATTATTTTAACAGAAAGAGTCTCACATGTAGAAGCATTAGAAAACGATTTAATTAAAAACATTCCCGATGTTATTGCTATAACGGGGGCAATGGGTAAAAAGAAACGAACAGAGAAAATGAAACGAATTAAAGAAGCACCGCTAGACAAACCATTGACAATTATTTCTACTGGTAAATATATCGGAGAAGGATTTGATGAACCCCGCTTGGATACCTTGTTTTTAGCTATGCCTATCTCTTTTAAGGGGAGAGTCCAACAGTATGCAGGCAGATTACATCGCTTGTATGATGGGAAGTTAGAGGTTAGAATTTACGATTATTGTGATATTCATATACCCGTTTTAGAAAGAATGTATCAAAAAAGATTATCTAGTTACTCATCTATGGGCTATTTAGTGAAAATAAATGAAAAAGGTATAAATCAAAGAAGTCTTGTTTACACAAGAGACAACTATTTTGACCAATTTAAGTTGGATGTAAAAAATGCTGAGATAGGAATTATTATTGCAAGTCCAACATTAGTTCAGGAATCTATTAAACGATTTACTAATGAACGATTAAATCTTAAAAATGACTCTCTAATTGTATCTGTTGTCACAACAGATTACCATACCTTAAAGAATAAAACGTATCAAGAAAATCAAAAACAATTGATTCAACAATTAAAGGCAGACGGTTTGTCAGTAACTTTACAAACGAACGTTCAGCAACAGTGTGTCGTTATTGATTCAAAGATAGTATGGTATGGCAATATAGATATTTTAGGTAAGAGTAAAGGAGAAAGTAGTTTTATTCGTTTGGAAAGACCCCTTGATTGCAAGAGAAATAAAAGAAATTTTAAAAATAAAGGACTAAATGGGAAAGAATGGATGGTTAGATAA
- a CDS encoding IS1380 family transposase, which produces MITLQEKAMKFNNHLYVSHTGGRLSSDSGLILVDELMDTFHFEELSKKLISYNENRRYWKHTNHKILKQLILQLIAGYKADSSATILQYDPVLQTLSQEECLASQPTISRFLDRITDQTINDLQTFNQTLIDQARFVRNDMNMIIDLDSTHSDTFGIQEQTDYNAHYRTNGYHPLVAFDGLTGDFLKAKLRSGNQYTSKGVKEFLEPLLDHYNQAVPTTDILVRGDSGFATPDIYELCEEYGSNFVIRLKHNNNLYRLAEEFVYYDDNYPWNEKEEYYYSVSYQAASWSKPRRVCIQSIREMGELLFKHTFIVTNFSENISSKQVFKTYKKRGAMENYIKEAKNGFYFDKTDSPKFIENHARMMISVLAYNLINFLRTTCFDKNYKGLQINTIRLRLFKVAGKLVSTAREMYLKISSSHVYQAEFYAVFNRIQRIRHYI; this is translated from the coding sequence ATGATTACTTTACAAGAAAAAGCAATGAAATTCAATAACCATTTATATGTCTCTCATACAGGCGGTCGTTTATCGAGTGATTCAGGATTAATTTTAGTTGATGAATTAATGGATACTTTTCATTTTGAAGAATTATCAAAAAAACTCATTTCATATAATGAAAATCGTCGCTATTGGAAACACACTAACCATAAAATTTTAAAACAACTAATTCTTCAACTAATTGCTGGCTATAAAGCTGATTCGTCTGCGACTATCTTACAATATGACCCAGTATTACAAACTCTATCACAAGAAGAGTGTTTGGCTTCTCAACCGACTATCTCTCGGTTTCTTGATCGCATTACAGACCAAACGATTAATGATTTACAAACCTTTAATCAAACATTAATTGACCAAGCGAGATTTGTTCGCAATGATATGAATATGATTATTGATTTGGATTCTACACACTCTGATACCTTCGGTATTCAGGAACAAACAGATTATAATGCCCACTATCGAACAAACGGTTATCATCCATTAGTCGCATTCGATGGATTAACGGGCGATTTTTTAAAAGCTAAACTTCGTTCAGGAAATCAATACACGTCTAAAGGAGTTAAAGAGTTTCTTGAACCGTTATTAGATCATTACAATCAAGCAGTCCCTACGACAGATATTTTAGTGCGTGGAGATAGTGGATTTGCAACACCTGATATTTATGAGTTATGCGAAGAATATGGGTCAAACTTTGTCATTCGCCTAAAACATAATAATAATTTATACCGATTAGCAGAAGAGTTTGTGTATTACGACGATAATTATCCTTGGAATGAAAAAGAAGAATACTATTATTCCGTTTCCTATCAAGCAGCGTCTTGGTCTAAACCGCGTAGAGTATGCATTCAATCCATTCGAGAAATGGGTGAATTACTTTTCAAGCATACGTTTATTGTCACAAATTTTTCAGAAAATATTTCATCAAAACAAGTTTTTAAGACGTATAAAAAGCGTGGTGCTATGGAAAACTACATTAAAGAAGCAAAAAATGGTTTCTATTTTGATAAGACAGATAGCCCTAAATTTATTGAAAATCATGCACGTATGATGATAAGTGTCCTTGCATACAACCTAATCAATTTTTTGCGTACAACTTGTTTTGATAAAAATTATAAAGGACTTCAAATTAATACGATTCGTCTTCGCTTATTCAAAGTAGCTGGTAAACTAGTGAGTACTGCGAGAGAAATGTATCTAAAAATTTCTAGTTCGCATGTTTATCAAGCGGAGTTTTATGCCGTCTTTAATCGAATCCAAAGGATTCGGCATTATATTTAA
- a CDS encoding TOTE conflict system archaeo-eukaryotic primase domain-containing protein: MNYEDLLRAYNQLEKENKQLKEQVMQFKNKYEKEIKRTNYQVKENEIELTGNTLIKGTKKITNDGTNLNVNHLFNKYSSSTKKIELYLSLFRGREDSYARRFIHSKTGKPGYAPAKLKPWDSESKEYAPLDSLVIEQHLRGELVAGIFPICLDDTCYFLAIDLDEAEWQRDASILRELCKNHEVPIAIERSRSGNGAHIWFFFEEALPAKVARKMGTLLITAAMSLNHQIDFNSYDRLFPNQDTLPKGGFGNLIALPLQKKARIDGNSVFIDQNFQEYEDQWQFLSQTKKMTRKNVEQTIEALINEIGSTSILPVLDGENSRSDKQQLILEKKDFPKKVNYIKMNQLYIKKEGLSQKALSMLKRMAAFQNPEFYQAQAMRKSTWQIQRMISCSDENEEYLVLPRGLQEKFEKLLNELTVSFEAEDRAFKGNELAVSFKGKLRFEQTIAVEKMLLEDTGILCGTTAFGKTVVALNMIAERKVNTLILVNKTSLVEQWQEKIKEFLTFENEEDKLVGQLGGGKKS, encoded by the coding sequence ATGAACTATGAAGATTTATTGAGAGCGTATAATCAGTTAGAAAAAGAAAACAAACAACTAAAAGAACAAGTGATGCAATTTAAAAATAAGTATGAAAAAGAAATAAAAAGAACCAACTATCAGGTTAAAGAAAATGAGATAGAATTAACGGGAAATACCTTAATAAAAGGTACGAAAAAAATAACTAATGATGGAACCAATTTAAATGTGAATCATCTATTTAATAAATACTCTTCCTCTACTAAAAAAATTGAGTTATATCTGTCACTATTTCGTGGAAGAGAAGATAGTTATGCCAGAAGATTTATTCATTCTAAAACAGGTAAGCCTGGTTATGCGCCAGCGAAATTAAAACCGTGGGATTCTGAAAGTAAAGAATATGCTCCTTTAGACTCACTTGTAATTGAGCAACACTTAAGAGGCGAATTAGTAGCGGGAATTTTTCCGATTTGCCTAGATGATACGTGCTATTTTTTAGCGATAGATTTAGATGAAGCAGAATGGCAAAGAGATGCCTCTATTTTAAGGGAATTGTGCAAGAATCACGAAGTTCCGATAGCGATTGAGCGATCGCGTTCTGGTAATGGTGCCCATATTTGGTTTTTCTTTGAGGAGGCCCTTCCAGCAAAAGTAGCTAGAAAAATGGGGACACTACTTATTACAGCAGCTATGTCATTGAATCACCAAATTGATTTTAACTCTTATGACCGCCTATTTCCAAACCAAGATACGTTACCCAAAGGTGGATTTGGTAATTTAATTGCCTTGCCGTTACAAAAGAAGGCTAGGATAGATGGAAATAGTGTGTTTATCGATCAAAACTTTCAAGAATACGAAGATCAATGGCAATTCTTAAGTCAAACTAAAAAAATGACGCGAAAAAATGTAGAACAGACGATTGAAGCCTTAATAAATGAAATAGGTTCGACTTCTATTCTTCCAGTCTTAGATGGCGAAAATAGTCGTTCAGATAAACAACAGCTAATCTTAGAAAAAAAAGATTTCCCTAAAAAAGTTAATTATATAAAAATGAATCAGCTTTATATTAAAAAAGAAGGCCTTTCTCAAAAGGCTTTGAGTATGCTAAAACGAATGGCGGCTTTTCAAAATCCTGAATTCTACCAGGCACAAGCAATGAGAAAATCTACTTGGCAGATTCAGCGTATGATTTCTTGTAGTGATGAGAATGAAGAGTACTTAGTCTTGCCTCGTGGGTTACAAGAAAAATTTGAAAAGTTATTAAATGAATTAACGGTTTCTTTTGAAGCAGAGGATAGAGCATTTAAAGGAAATGAATTAGCTGTTTCATTTAAAGGAAAATTAAGATTTGAACAAACAATTGCTGTTGAAAAGATGTTGCTTGAAGATACAGGTATCCTGTGTGGAACAACGGCTTTTGGGAAAACAGTAGTTGCTTTAAATATGATTGCTGAACGAAAAGTAAATACACTCATACTTGTAAATAAGACGAGTTTAGTAGAACAATGGCAGGAAAAAATAAAGGAGTTTCTTACCTTTGAGAACGAAGAAGATAAATTAGTGGGACAGTTAGGTGGAGGCAAAAAAAGCTGA